The Corynebacterium sp. SCR221107 genome includes the window GTTGACGAATACACCGCCCCCAAGGAGATTTAGTTTAGCTCCACGGCGCATCCGCGAACGTGCGAGCATGCTCGCCCCCACGCAGCAGGCATGAGTGTGCCTTCCTGCGGGGGGTTTAGCCTTATCATCTAACCATCTGCTTGCCCTGTGGCTGTTTCTGGCCGTGCGGTGACTAGAATTGGGCAAATGACCGCGCTGATTCATGCTCACGGAAAAGACATCGCAATTTCTGCCTCGGGGCTAAGCCTGTACCCGCACGCATTGGCCGGGGCACTAGGTGATCGCGTCACTGAGATTCCCGTGGGCACGATTTCAAGCGTTACGATCTCCCGCCCCGCCACCAACTTCGATGCCGGTGAAGTAGAGATCGCTTACAACGACGGGACGTCTCACATCGTGTGCTTCCCCCCTCGCTATCTCAATGAGCAGCGCAGCCTCGTCGATCAAATGGAGGCGCTGCTGGGTGGGGACGCTCCTTCGCCGAGGCTGGTTCCTGGGCTGAGTTTCGTGGCACTAGACGTGGAGACCGCCAACGATGATTGGGGATCCATCTGCCAGATTGGTGTGGTTCGATTCCGTGATGGCGATATCGTCGATACCGCGGAATGGCTGTGCACGCCACCACCGGGGCTCGAGCGATTCGATGAGTTCAATGTCTCCATCCATGGGATCACGGCTGATCAGGTAAAAGACTCCCCCAGCTTCGCCGAGGTTTTACCGCAGGTCATGGCCTTTGTCGGAGAGCTCCCTGTGGTCGCGCACAACGCACAGTTTGATATGACCGCGCTTTTTCGAGCTACTCGCGCAGCCGGCATCGACACCCCGACTGTTGTGTTCGGCTGTTCGCTTGCTGCAGCCCGTGCCGCAAGTCTTCCGATTGACAATCACAAGCTTCCTACTGTCGCGCGTTTCTTGGAGATCTCCGAGTTTCAGCATCACGACGCGCTTGCCGACGCCAAGGCCTGCGGCCGCATTCTCGTTGAGCTTGCCCGCCGGGACGAAGTTACCGGCGAACTCGCCCACGTTTTCGAGCACTGGAAGCTCAATCTTGGCAAGCTGACTCCCAGCAAGGTCCACCCGGTCCTTCGGCTGCCCGTGTTTAGGGGACCTGCCCTCAATAACACGCCTAGAAAGAACGATGTCGAGGCTGTCGCCGCTTCCCAGCCAGATCCCACTTTGGATATCAATGTGGGAGGCCCCATCGCGATGGTGAGCTCAGATGATCAGGCTCAGCCGAAAAACCCTGTGCCTCCTAGGCGTTCAAGTGCCGGCCGGTGGGCGAAGGCCGCAGCACCTGATGAAATCCCCGAGACCAATACCGACGCCGACCCCGCCGATGCCCTTTTCGCGCAGACCGTGGTGCTCACCGGCGACTTCGCCCCCTTCGACAAGGGGCTCTTGTGGCGGGAGATGGCCAAGCGCGGTGCCATCATCGCCAAGGGCGTGACAAAGAAGACGACCATGCTGGTCATCGGCCCCTGGGATTCGGTCACGGGCAAGCAAAAGCGTGCCGAGGAACTGATCGCGAAGGGCCAACTGATCACATTGTGGTCGGCCAAGCAACTTTTCGATCACCTCGGCCTCGATGCACAGGAGGAACCACCGTTCTAGGCTCATGTTCCTTTCCTGTCCCCTTCATTGATGCCCGTTTTCGCTCCTTTCGTGTCACCTTTGGTTCGTTGGGAGATGCTTGCCGACGCGCATCGGTCCCACCAACTGCGCCCGCCTGTCTAAATCGCGGGCACGTATTTTCATCGTTTCCCACCTTGAACAGGTCTTTTCCTTCCAGCGGCGTTGTTATTCTTCCTCCTTGCCGCAGGAAGGGAACCAGCTGGTCGTTTCTTTCGTCTATTCGACTACAAGAATCAAGCTCGATGGCCCCACGGCTGTAACACCAACTGGCGCGAAGGAGACACCCATGGAAATCAACCCCACCCGCGATCAAGGCGAAGAAGTTTTCTTCCGCGGTACGCGACGGGATCACCGCAGGAATTCTAGCCCGCAGGCGTCGGGGATTTTCGGCGGCAAGAGCCCCTTCAGGCGGGATTTTGGGGAAGGATTCCGCACGGAAGGTGACTATGTTCAGATTCACCTCGATGATGAACCAATGATGCCGCATGATCACCGCAATCATATTCGGCTCCAGCTCAACCGCCAGGACTGGTTCCTACGCCCGCAATTGGGCGATGAGTCTTTTCCTGCCGCTCCTGCGGGGATGTCGCTTTCCCCAGCATTTGTGTGTAACTTCTTTCTCCATGATCACCTGTTAAGCAACCAGGAACTGTCATTCCTCGGACTTTCGGCTCACGCGGCGTGGGAACTTGCCGCCCGTAGGATGCTTGCGGAGATTCGGACCTCAGAGGGATATGGATTCCAGCATCGGCCTGCTTCCTTCTACACGCATCTCCGCACTCCCGGCCATCAACTCCGTTTCCCTTCCTCGGCCCCCTCTTCGTGGTTGGCGCATCCGCGCACCCTCACACTCTTAGATAGCCACTTCCAGCACGTTCTCGAATCACCGGTGATGTTCCTTTCGCCTGAACCTGGTTTGCTTTTTGCCATTCCCACTCATAGCCCGAGGGAACCGTGGGAGGAGTGGCTCAAACAAACCTACGGCCGGGATCAAGAATTCTGGCTCTTTCGCGCTCATGCCGGGTTCCCCAAGGGATTCTTGTTATTCGGTGGTGAGGGCAGGCCCACCGGAACCGATGAGCAGATTGTGGCGGAACGGGCACGCACTTTCGAGGCAGTTGCACAAGCCTAAGCGGTGGGCGGGCTCTCCAACGCCTAGAATGAGCTGGGTAAGCTACAGAAGGTCGGATCGTGCCATACGCTCGAAACCCGGTGCCACGGGCGCCTCCAGGACCTAGTAGCTGAAGGTCTCTGATTTTTTGCTGGCAGAGGCTGTCGTTACATAACCCACATAGCAGGAGGGGTGGCCTGGTGTCCGGACGCAATCTCGGGGAGCTTCACAATACCTACGCCCAGTTCGAGCGTGCCCATCCTCATGCGGCTGAGGAATTCAATTGGGCGATCGAGTCCGTCCTTTCTGATGCTGGCCTTACTTTCGACCGCGTAAGCGCGCGGATGAAACAATGGCGCTCCTTGAAGTCGAAGGCGACCAAGCGCAACGCCAAGGGGGAATACGTCTACGCCAACCCGTGGACAGACATCCACGACATTATCGGGGTTCGGATTACTACGTTTCATTCCACTGAAATCCCCGAAATCATCGAGGCTCTGCGTGATCAGTTCATCGTGCGGCGCTCTGTGGATAAGGCCGCCCAAACACGCATCGCCGGTGATTTTGGCTATGGATCCCACCACCTCATTTTGGAAGTCGACGACCGAGTCGATGAGCTGAATGCTTATAAAGGCTGGCAATTCGAGGTGCAAATCCGCACCGTTTTACAGCATGCATGGGCCGAATTCGAGCATGACATCCGTTACAAACGCTCCGGTCGCCCACTGGATCCGCGGGTCGATCGCGCCTTCACCTTGGCGGCCGGGCTCATCGAGCTGGCTGATCAACAGTTCGATCAAATCGCTGCCATTCAAGAACCCGAAGCCAGCCCTGCCAACGACGTGGAGCTTAACGCGAAGACGCTTCCAGGTATCATCGCGATGATTGTTGGTTCTCGGTTTCCGCAGTCGCGCATGGAAGACTATTCCTTCCTCGAGGAGCTGCTCGATGCCCACGGGATTACTACTGTTAGCCAGCTTCGTGAGTTGCTGCGCGGGGATTCGATCGACGAAGTGACCGCGAAGATGAAGTATCGCTTCAAGCCTGGTCAGATTCGCATCGTCGACGATCTCCTCCTGCAGCGATTTGGCGAGGAACATATTCGCCTCACCGCAGGTCTGGGTTCCCGCTCCGCTGCCCGTGAAGGCAAGCTGCGTCATCGCTTGGAGGCCCTTGGCGTCGGCAAGCAGTGAATGGCCGATCAAAGAAACCGCACGGGCACGGCGCGCGAAGGTCCGGTGCGCGCCTTCGCCTCGCTCCCAGGGCAGTTACGTGTGGGTACCTCCAAGCGCGCATCAGCGTGGTCTTCTTAAAATTCTCGCTTCATTAGGGTAAAAACTATAGGTGCAACCACTCGTCACAAGAGGACGTATCGGTATCTTGCGGGAGTTGTGGTTGACAACCACTTAAACGAGTCCTTGAGGAGAAATAATGCTGAGTTCGATCCAAGTCCCCACCCTGGCTGACTTCCCGCAGGTCGCAGACTTCCTACACGTGTGGGCGCTATACATTGCCGACAACCTGCGCCCGCTGGGAATCGACTTCCCTCCGGCTACGTGGGGACTGGGTCTGTAATTTCGACCGTTTTTCCTTTCTCCTGGTGGGTTTGACCTTGATTGAGCGCATAAGACGGGCTCGTTTTCATTGAACAGACACCGGAATATATTAGACCTGCTACGCATCTGGCGTAACAGGTCTTTTTTAGCGTCTGCCTTGGAGGCGGTCGATCTCTCGACGTTCCTTTTTCGTCGGCCGCCCAGCGCCACGGTCGCGGCGCGGCATCGACAACAGTATTTCCTTCGGCGGTGGTGGCGGTGAATGGTCGATGTAGCAGGTCGTCGCGATGGCGGCCCCCACCCTTTTGCGAATGGTGCGGGTGACCTCGACATCGATCTCGCGGTGATCGGCCCACACCCGTACCCTGTCGCCGGGGACTACCGTCTGTGAGGGCTTGACCGGCTTGCCGTTGAGCTTGACATGCCCTGCCTTGCACGCCTCGCCTGCGAGGGAGCGAGTCTTTAATAGTCGCACCGCCCATACCCACGCATCGATGCGCACCGGCTTCGTGTCATCGATGCCTTGAATGCCACCTGTGCTAGGGGAAGGTCGAGCCGAGGATGTGGTCATGGAAGTTGATAATCTCGTGGTTGGCAGTGGGCTTAATAATCTTTGTGATTGACGATCTTTTGGACCTTGTTCCAGTTCGTCCAGCCACCGACGACGGCGACGATCAGGCCGATAATCAGGTAGCCGATGCCACCGGTGAGGCCCCAGAGGGCGACACCGCCGATAACGCCCACTCCCACAGAGACTGCGGCATTGCGGGAATAGCGGCGTACGTCGGCCTTGCGTTGAGCGATTGGGTTATTCGGGCGTGGCTGCATAGTCATGCTAAGTGATTCTATTCCACCCAATCGATCCCGGCATCAATCACCCGGGCGCCGCCGGAGGTCAGCGCGGCGAGGGTTGCCTCCAGCTCCGGCCGGGTACCGGGCACAACCGCAATTGTGTAGGTAACCCGGGCGCCGTAGTCGACGTCGCGAATGAAATAGCCGCGTCCACGAATCTCTGCCTCCAACCGGCCTGCGTCGGCGTGAGCGAAGGAAACCTGGACGAGCTCTCGTCGGGAGCGGGTCACGGATGCGACCTGTTCTAGCCCCTGGGCAACCGAGTCCGAGTAGGCGTGCACGAGCCCGCCCGCGCCGAGCTTGATTCCCCCGAAGTAGCGCACCGTCACCGCCACCACGTCGAGCAACCCGGAGCCGCGCAGCACGTCGAGCATGGGAGTGCCTGCCGTGCCGGAGGGCTCCCCGTCGTCGCTGGAGCGCTCGATGGGGTTGGCTTCCTCGACGTGGATGATAAAGGCGCTGCAATGGTGGCGGGCGTCGGGGTAGCGCTTTTTCAGCTCACCGATAAACTGCCGCGCCTGGGCTTCGTCCTCGGCGCGCTTGATGAAGGTCAGGAACTTCGAGCGCTTGATCTCGATCTCGTTGAAGAATTCAACGCCCTGTTTCGGGCGACAGTAGCTTTCCTCCACTGTGGATACCTAGCAGTGCCCGCTTTAGTTGCGCACCAGGTAGCTGTATTCGACCGAATCTGGCTCGAGGCGGCGGCACTCGATGCGGGAGGCGTCCATGCGCTCCAGCAGTCCCGGCAGGTCCTTGGCGTTGCCCAGCTGCAGGCCCACCAAGGCCGTGCCGGTCTCGCGGTTGTTGCGCTTGAGATACTCGAACAAGGTGACGTCGTCGTCGGGGCCCAAGATCTCGTTGAGGAAGGTGCGCAGCTGGCCAGGCTCCTGCGGGAAGTTGACCAGGAAGTAGTGCTTGAGTCCTCGGTGGACCAGGGAGCGCTCCATGATCTCCGCGTAGCGCAGCACATCGTTGTTGCCGCCGGAGATGATACACACGACCACAGAGCCGGGGCTGAGCTTGAGCTCCTTGAGCCCCGCGACCGACAAGGCTCCAGCAGGTTCAGCGATAATGCCCTCGTTTTGATAAAGGTCGAGCATCTCGGTGCACACGGCACCCTCGCTGACCGTCATGGCGTGCAGTCGACCCTTGTTGGCCTCGATGATCTCGAAGTTGAGATCGCCGATGCGCTTGACAGCCGCGCCGTCGACGAAGGAGTCGACCGACGAAAGGGTGACCGGCTCGTTAGCCTCCAGCGCAGCCTTCATCGACGGTGCTCCCAGTGGCTCCACACCGACAACGGCGGTGCGTGGGGACATGTCGGCGAAGTAGCAGAGGTTGCCCGACAACAACCCGCCGCCACCGACCGGGATGACGATGGTGTCGAGCGACTTGCCTAGGCTGGTCAGCTGGGTGAGGATCTCAGCGGCCACGGTGCCCTGGCCGATGATGGTGTCGCGGTTGTCGAAGGGCTCGATCATCGTCGCGCCGGTGCTTGCCGCATACTCGCGGGCGGCTGTGGCCGCCTCATCGAAGTTCGCGCCGGTGACCACGAGCTCGACCCACTGCCCGCCGTGGACCTTGATGCGGTCGCGCTTTTGCTTCGGGGTCGCCGAGGGTACGTAGATACGCCCCTTAATGCCCATCGAGCGGCAGGCAAATGCCACGCCCTGGGCGTGATTGCCGGCTGAGGCGGCGACGATACCTGCGGCGCGCTGATCGTCGGAAAGCTGGGAGATGGCGTTGACCGCGCCGCGGATCTTATAGGAGCGCACCGACTGCAGATCCTCGCGCTTGAGGTATACCTCCGCACCTGTGACCTCGGATAGGCGCGGGCAATACTGGAGCGGAGTCGGAGCAATGTACGCAGAAATTCGGGCCTGAGCGACCTGAATGTCAGAGGCATGGATGGTGCCTGCTTGTGACTTCTCTGACGATGCATTGCTTTCAGTACTCATGGAAGGAAATCTTAGTCACTTACTCCCTTTCGCGTGCCCTTGGGGGCGGGTTTGAGCATGTGGCATGCGCTTGCCGACGCCCTGCGGTTTCGACACCTCCTTCCCGGCCTTAGGCGTTACTACGCGCGGTGCAAATACCGCAGCTAGGGGCTCGACAAACCACTGGAGGATTGGCTTGAAAGCCTGATTCTTCTGCCAAGACGATTAGCACCTTATTCGCGAGGCTTGGCGGCAGTGGACGAACGCATAGACCCAAAGCCGCGCGCATATCCCTGTCGATTGTTAGGCCGTAGGCGTCGTAAAGCAAGCAGTGCATTCATGCTTGCCGACGCCTACGGCTCTTGGGCACGGACCTAGCCGAGAATGCCCGGCCCCATCGTCGCCTTGAGATCGCCCATCAGCGATGCCGAGCGGTTGACCCGCAGGTGCTCGCCTAAGATCATGACGGTGGACTCGTCGCCGTTGACGAGGTTGAGGTAGACGTCCGACTCGCCGGAATTGGCCACGAGGACCTGCTTAAGCTTGGCGATGTTGTTCATCGTGCACTGCTCGGTGCGCAGAGTCAGGCGCAGAGGCAGTCCGGAGCCGTTGCCGGGCCCTAGGTCGGGGATCTTGAGATCGTCGCAGAACAGTGACATGCGATCGTCGCGGATGGAAACGTGGGCCTTGGCAAGGATGATATTGTCCTCGACAATCTGGGAGCCGACGATCGCGTAGACCTTGTTAAATACGAGCAGGTCCACGGAGGCTCCGTGGTGGTCTTCGATGGTCACGATCGCCCAGGGGGAGCCATCCTTTTTGGAGAAGCGGCGATCCACGCCGGAAATGATACCACCGATCTGGACCTCGGTTCCATTCTTCAGATCACCAGCCAGAATGGAGGTCAGCTCCGTGTCGGTCTGGGCGTCGAGGGCCTCCTCGAAACCATCGAGCGGGTGTCCGGAGACGTAGAGGCCGAGCATCTCCCGCTCGAGGGCCAGCTGATGCTTGCGGTCCCAATTATCCTCGGGCACGGTCACGGCGAACACATTGTCCACGCCAGCATCGTCGCCACCGAGGCCGGCGAAGAGGTCAAACTGTCCCTTGTCGGCGGCCTTTTTCGTGGAGATGACCGAGTCCACCGCATCCTCGTGAATCATCATCAGGCCCTTACGCGGATGCCCGAGCGAATCAAAGGCCCCAGCCTTGATCAGCGACTCGGTCACGCGCTTATTGCAGGCCACCGTGTCGATCTTGTCGAGATAGTCCGAGAAGTCCTTGAACAGGCCCTTTTCCTCGCGCGCCTTGACAATGGAGGCGACCACGTCCTCGCCGACGTTGCGCACTGCGCCTAGGCCGAAGCGGATGTCCTGGCCAACCGGGAGGAAGTTCAAGGCCGACTCGTTGACATCCGGGGACAACACGGAGATGCCCAGGTGGCGGCAGTCGGAAAGGTAGATAGCGGACTTGTCCTTGCGGTCAGCCACCGAGGTCAGAAGGGCTGCCATGTACTCGGCGGTGTAGTTAGCCTTGAGGTAGGCGGTCCAATAAGACACCAGGCCGTAGCCTGCCGCGTGGGACTTGTTGAATGCGTAGGACGCGAAAGGCTCGATGGTGCCCCACAGCGCGTCCATGGCGTCCTTGCTAAAGCCGTTGGATTGCATGCCCGCCCAGAACTTCTCGTATTGGGCGGCGAGCACCTCCGGCTTCTTCTTACCCATCGCCTTTCGGAAGCCGTCTGCCTCACCGGCGGTGTAGTTGGCTACCTTGCGCGAGATCTCCATGATCTGCTCCTGGTAGACGATCAAACCGTAGGTTTCATCCAGGATCTGCTTCAGCGGCTCCTCCAGCTCCGGGTGAATCGGCTCGATCGGTTTGCGGCCGTTTTTGCGATCCGCGTAATCCCAGTGGGCGTTCACACCCATCGGACCTGGGCGGTACAGCGCGAGCGAGGCCACGATGTCGTTGAAGCCAGTGGGCTGCATGCGCTTGAGCAGCTCCTGCATGCCACCGGAGTCGAGCTGGAAGATGCCCAGGGTATCGCCCCGCGACAGCAGCTCGTAAACCTTGGGGTCGGTGGTCGCCAGGGCCTCCAGGTGGACTTCTTCCCCGCGGTTAATTTTGATGTTTTCCAGCGCATCACCGATGACGGTGAGGTTTCGCAGCCCCAGGAAGTCCATCTTCAGTAGGCCAATGGCCTCGCACGCAGGGTAAGGCCAGCCGGTGATCAGGGCGCCGTCGTTGGCGCGCTTCCACATGGGGATGTGGTCCATGAGCGGCACGGAGGCCATGATCACGGCACAGGCGTGCACGCCCGCCTGACGCACCACGCCTTCGAGGCCGCGGGCGGTGTCGTAGATCTTCTTGACATCCGGGTCGGTTTCGATGAGGCTGCGCACCTCACCGGCCTCGCCATAGCGCGGATGCTCGGGGTCCATGATGCCAGAAAGCGGGATGTCCTTGGCCATGATCGCCGGTGGCAGTGCCTTCGTGATGCGGTCGGCGATCTGGTATCCGGGTTGGCCATACTGCACGCGGGCGGAGTCCTTGATGGCCTGCTTAGTCTTCACCGTACCGAAGGTGATCACCTGGGCGATCTTGTCCTCGCCCCAGCGCTCGGAGGCGTAGCGGATCATCTCGGAGCGGCGGCGATCGTCGAAGTCGATATCGATATCCGGCGCGGACGGACGCTCGGGATTCAAGAATCGCTCGAACAGCAGACCATGCTCGATGGGGTCGATATTGGTAATCGTCAACGCGTACGCCACAAGTGCGCCCGCGGCCGAGCCACGGCCCGGCCCCACACGGATACCAATGCTGCGGGCGTGCTTGATGAGCTCGGCGACGATGAGGAAGTAGGAAGGATAACCCTTCATGTCGATGACGCTAATCTCATATTCCGCGCGCTCGATATAGTCCTGCGGCACCTCCTTGCCCGGGAAGCGGTCCTGGAGCCCGCGCATGACCTCTTCGCGCAGCCACGTGGTCGGGGTGTGGCCTTCCGGCACGTCGGCGATCGGCATGCGGTCGTGCGGGTGTTCTTCCCACAGGGTGTCGTAGTCCTGCACGCGTTCGGCGATCCACAGGGTGTTGTCACACGCGTCGGGCACGAGGTGGTCCCAGATCTCGCGCATCTGCTCGGCGGACTTGATGTAGTAGCCGGAGCCATCGAACTTGAATCGGTCCGGGTCCGAGAGCGTCTTGCCGGTCTGCACGCACAGCATGGCCTCGTGTGCCTGCGCCTGGGATTCCAGGACGTAGTGGCAGTCGTTGGTCACTAGAGGAGGAAGGTTGAGCTTGCGTCCGATCTCGAGCAGCTCGGTGCGCACGCGGTTTTCGATCTCGAGGCCGTGGTCCATCAGTTCGAGGAAGTAATTGTCCTTGCCGTAGATGTCTTGCCACATGGCGGCCGCCTCCAGCGCCTGGTCGAATTGGCCTAGGCGCAGCCTGGTTTGCACGTCACCCGAGGGACAGCCGGTGGTGGCGATGATGCCGGTGGCGTGCTCGGCGATCAGCTCCGCATCCATGCGCGGCCACTTGCCCAACTGCCCCTCGTAGGAGGCCAGCGAGGAGAGTTTGAACAGGTTGTGCAGGCCCTCGGCGGTCTCAGCCAGCATCGTCTGGTGCAGGTAGGCGCCGGAGGCCGAGACGTCATC containing:
- a CDS encoding exonuclease domain-containing protein, yielding MTALIHAHGKDIAISASGLSLYPHALAGALGDRVTEIPVGTISSVTISRPATNFDAGEVEIAYNDGTSHIVCFPPRYLNEQRSLVDQMEALLGGDAPSPRLVPGLSFVALDVETANDDWGSICQIGVVRFRDGDIVDTAEWLCTPPPGLERFDEFNVSIHGITADQVKDSPSFAEVLPQVMAFVGELPVVAHNAQFDMTALFRATRAAGIDTPTVVFGCSLAAARAASLPIDNHKLPTVARFLEISEFQHHDALADAKACGRILVELARRDEVTGELAHVFEHWKLNLGKLTPSKVHPVLRLPVFRGPALNNTPRKNDVEAVAASQPDPTLDINVGGPIAMVSSDDQAQPKNPVPPRRSSAGRWAKAAAPDEIPETNTDADPADALFAQTVVLTGDFAPFDKGLLWREMAKRGAIIAKGVTKKTTMLVIGPWDSVTGKQKRAEELIAKGQLITLWSAKQLFDHLGLDAQEEPPF
- a CDS encoding GTP pyrophosphokinase is translated as MSGRNLGELHNTYAQFERAHPHAAEEFNWAIESVLSDAGLTFDRVSARMKQWRSLKSKATKRNAKGEYVYANPWTDIHDIIGVRITTFHSTEIPEIIEALRDQFIVRRSVDKAAQTRIAGDFGYGSHHLILEVDDRVDELNAYKGWQFEVQIRTVLQHAWAEFEHDIRYKRSGRPLDPRVDRAFTLAAGLIELADQQFDQIAAIQEPEASPANDVELNAKTLPGIIAMIVGSRFPQSRMEDYSFLEELLDAHGITTVSQLRELLRGDSIDEVTAKMKYRFKPGQIRIVDDLLLQRFGEEHIRLTAGLGSRSAAREGKLRHRLEALGVGKQ
- a CDS encoding RNA-binding S4 domain-containing protein; amino-acid sequence: MTTSSARPSPSTGGIQGIDDTKPVRIDAWVWAVRLLKTRSLAGEACKAGHVKLNGKPVKPSQTVVPGDRVRVWADHREIDVEVTRTIRKRVGAAIATTCYIDHSPPPPPKEILLSMPRRDRGAGRPTKKERREIDRLQGRR
- a CDS encoding YigZ family protein, whose protein sequence is MEESYCRPKQGVEFFNEIEIKRSKFLTFIKRAEDEAQARQFIGELKKRYPDARHHCSAFIIHVEEANPIERSSDDGEPSGTAGTPMLDVLRGSGLLDVVAVTVRYFGGIKLGAGGLVHAYSDSVAQGLEQVASVTRSRRELVQVSFAHADAGRLEAEIRGRGYFIRDVDYGARVTYTIAVVPGTRPELEATLAALTSGGARVIDAGIDWVE
- the ilvA gene encoding threonine ammonia-lyase IlvA; the protein is MSTESNASSEKSQAGTIHASDIQVAQARISAYIAPTPLQYCPRLSEVTGAEVYLKREDLQSVRSYKIRGAVNAISQLSDDQRAAGIVAASAGNHAQGVAFACRSMGIKGRIYVPSATPKQKRDRIKVHGGQWVELVVTGANFDEAATAAREYAASTGATMIEPFDNRDTIIGQGTVAAEILTQLTSLGKSLDTIVIPVGGGGLLSGNLCYFADMSPRTAVVGVEPLGAPSMKAALEANEPVTLSSVDSFVDGAAVKRIGDLNFEIIEANKGRLHAMTVSEGAVCTEMLDLYQNEGIIAEPAGALSVAGLKELKLSPGSVVVCIISGGNNDVLRYAEIMERSLVHRGLKHYFLVNFPQEPGQLRTFLNEILGPDDDVTLFEYLKRNNRETGTALVGLQLGNAKDLPGLLERMDASRIECRRLEPDSVEYSYLVRN
- the dnaE gene encoding DNA polymerase III subunit alpha — protein: MAKKSSFVHLHNHTEYSMLDGMAKVDMLAEEVSRQGMPAVGMTDHGNMFGSDAFYRAMKKAGVKPIIGIEAYLAPDSRFNKQRVRWGEPHQKADDVSASGAYLHQTMLAETAEGLHNLFKLSSLASYEGQLGKWPRMDAELIAEHATGIIATTGCPSGDVQTRLRLGQFDQALEAAAMWQDIYGKDNYFLELMDHGLEIENRVRTELLEIGRKLNLPPLVTNDCHYVLESQAQAHEAMLCVQTGKTLSDPDRFKFDGSGYYIKSAEQMREIWDHLVPDACDNTLWIAERVQDYDTLWEEHPHDRMPIADVPEGHTPTTWLREEVMRGLQDRFPGKEVPQDYIERAEYEISVIDMKGYPSYFLIVAELIKHARSIGIRVGPGRGSAAGALVAYALTITNIDPIEHGLLFERFLNPERPSAPDIDIDFDDRRRSEMIRYASERWGEDKIAQVITFGTVKTKQAIKDSARVQYGQPGYQIADRITKALPPAIMAKDIPLSGIMDPEHPRYGEAGEVRSLIETDPDVKKIYDTARGLEGVVRQAGVHACAVIMASVPLMDHIPMWKRANDGALITGWPYPACEAIGLLKMDFLGLRNLTVIGDALENIKINRGEEVHLEALATTDPKVYELLSRGDTLGIFQLDSGGMQELLKRMQPTGFNDIVASLALYRPGPMGVNAHWDYADRKNGRKPIEPIHPELEEPLKQILDETYGLIVYQEQIMEISRKVANYTAGEADGFRKAMGKKKPEVLAAQYEKFWAGMQSNGFSKDAMDALWGTIEPFASYAFNKSHAAGYGLVSYWTAYLKANYTAEYMAALLTSVADRKDKSAIYLSDCRHLGISVLSPDVNESALNFLPVGQDIRFGLGAVRNVGEDVVASIVKAREEKGLFKDFSDYLDKIDTVACNKRVTESLIKAGAFDSLGHPRKGLMMIHEDAVDSVISTKKAADKGQFDLFAGLGGDDAGVDNVFAVTVPEDNWDRKHQLALEREMLGLYVSGHPLDGFEEALDAQTDTELTSILAGDLKNGTEVQIGGIISGVDRRFSKKDGSPWAIVTIEDHHGASVDLLVFNKVYAIVGSQIVEDNIILAKAHVSIRDDRMSLFCDDLKIPDLGPGNGSGLPLRLTLRTEQCTMNNIAKLKQVLVANSGESDVYLNLVNGDESTVMILGEHLRVNRSASLMGDLKATMGPGILG